From a region of the Paenibacillus sp. FSL R10-2734 genome:
- a CDS encoding NfeD family protein, which produces MRIIRKVVGAPMVVWVFWLIAAGVLFVVEMMTLTFYLLWLSIGALAGGLVSLFVPESILLQVVVGSLVALGLTVFSKPLVSKFRSSRGFKDTGTEIVGRQGVVIEPIEQGRYGQVKVGGDTWSASSDQSLSKDEVVRVVKRGTTIIEVERWGDMN; this is translated from the coding sequence ATGAGGATCATACGGAAGGTGGTGGGTGCACCGATGGTTGTGTGGGTGTTTTGGTTGATCGCAGCCGGTGTCCTGTTTGTGGTAGAGATGATGACGCTTACTTTTTATCTGCTATGGCTTAGTATTGGCGCATTGGCTGGAGGACTGGTGTCGTTATTCGTTCCCGAATCTATTTTGTTACAGGTGGTCGTCGGATCACTGGTCGCTCTGGGTCTAACTGTATTCTCGAAGCCACTGGTTTCTAAATTTCGCAGCTCACGTGGGTTCAAGGATACCGGTACAGAAATCGTCGGCAGGCAAGGAGTCGTCATTGAGCCGATTGAGCAGGGGCGCTACGGGCAAGTGAAGGTAGGCGGAGATACGTGGAGCGCGAGCTCTGATCAGTCTCTGAGCAAGGATGAAGTGGTAAGAGTAGTGAAAAGAGGCACAACCATTATTGAAGTAGAACGATGGGGGGACATGAACTAA